From Equus przewalskii isolate Varuska chromosome 28, EquPr2, whole genome shotgun sequence, a single genomic window includes:
- the TACC1 gene encoding transforming acidic coiled-coil-containing protein 1 isoform X10: MTEGTMGVALEAPSEADLKAGSSCPEPVPSRSKLRKPKPVSLRKKTVGDFSETETAMEGTPLPRASHPFGPDDMDGNTDPSLLGGARIQKSPPDIKETSGTPSDTNDSGVELLEESRSSPLKLEFDFTEDVENVESRKALPRKLGRKLGNRLTPKVQKDGVNKPVVAKGPEQPPEPAADSAALSPAPSKLDPSQWDSPNFSPFGGRSTLQNSPTLSSKGSYHFDPDNFDESMDPFKPTTALTSSDFCSLSGNHVSEILESPKKAKSRLITSGCKVKKYEPQSLALDECSQDEGAVISQISDISSRDGHATDEEKLASTSSGQKSTGAEVKGVEKEMCQKMEKDGPAVPGLLESPVEKAPVSVACGGESPLDGICLSESDKTAVLTLIREEIITKEIEANEWKKKYEETRQEVLEMRKIVAEYEKTIAQMIEDEQRTSMTSQKSFQQLTMEKEQALADLNSVERSLSDLFRRYENLKGVLEGFKKNEEALKKCAQDYLARVKQEEQRYQALKIHAEEKLDKANEEIAQVRTKAKAESAALHAGLRKEQMRVESLERALQQKNQEIEELTKICDELIAKLGKTD; encoded by the exons ATGACCGAAGGCACCATGGGGGTTGCACTGGAGGCTCCCTCGGAAGCGGATCTGAAGGCCGGGAGCTCCTGTCCAGAGCCTGTGCCCAGCAGAAGCAAGCTAAGAAAGCCCAAACCTGTCTCTCTGCGAAAGAAAACAGTTGGCGACTTCTCAGAAACCGAGACCGCTATGGAGGGCACGCCTCTCCCCCGGGCATCCCATCCATTCGGTCCTGATGACATGGATGGGAACACAGATCCTTCTTTGCTGGGAGGCGCCAGGATCCAGAAGTCTCCCCCTGACATTAAGGAGACATCAGGCACTCCTAGTGACACCAACGACTCAGGGGTTGAGCTGCTGGAGGAGTCGAGGAGCTCACCTCTGAAACTCGAGTTTGATTTCACAGAAGATGTGGAAAATGTCGAGTCCAGGAAAGCCCTCCCAAGGAAACTTGGCAGGAAACTGGGTAACAGACTGACTCCCAAGGTACAGAAGGATGGCGTCAATAAGCCCGTAGTCGCCAAAGGTCCAGAGCAGCCCCCAGAGCCAGCCGCAGACAGTGCTGCTCTCTCCCCAGCACCTTCTAAGCTGGACCCCAGCCAGTGGGACAGCCCCAACTTCAGTCCCTTTGGGGGCCGCTCCACCCTGCAGAActcccccaccctctcctctAAGGGCTCCTACCACTTTGACCCAGATAACTTCGACGAATCCATGGATCCCTTTAAACCAACGACAGCTTTAACGAGCAGTGACTTTTGTTCGCTCTCGGGTAATCATGTCAGTGAAATCTTAGAATCACCCAAGAAGGCAAAGTCGCGTTTAATAAC gagTGGCTGTAAGGTGAAGAAATATGAACCGCAGTCTCTTGCTTTGGATGAGTGTTCTCAG GATGAAGGAGCAGTGATCTCCCAGATTTCAGACATTTCTAGTAGGGATGGCCATGCTACCGACGAGGAGAAACTGGCATCCACGTCATCTGGTCAGAAATCAACCGGGGCCGAGGTGAAAG GCGTAGAGAAAGAGATGTGccagaagatggaaaaagatggACCCGCCGTGCCT GGACTGTTGGAGTCCCCCGTGGAGAAGGCCCCTGTGTCGGTGGCCTGTGGAGGTGAGAGCCCGCTGGATGGCATCTGCCTCAGTGAATCAGATAAGACAGCCGTGCTCACCCTGATACGAGAAGAG ATAATcactaaagaaattgaagcaaatgaatggaagaaaaaatacgAAGAAACTCGACAAGAAGTCTTGGAGATGAG gaaaattgtGGCTGAATATGAAAAGACCATTGCCCAAATGATTG AAGATGAACAGAGGACAAGTATGACCTCTCAGAAAAGCTTCCAGCAACTGACCATGGAGAAGGAGCAGGCCCTGGCTGACCTGAACTCTGTGGAAAGGTCTCTTTCTGATCTCTTCCGGAGATACGAGAACCTGAAGGGCGTTCTGGAAGGGTTCAAGAAG AATGAAGAAGCCCTGAAAAAGTGTGCTCAGGATTACTTAGCCAGAGTTAAACAAGAGGAACAGCGATATCAGGCGCTGAAAATCCACGCGGAAGAGAAACTAGACAA AGCCAATGAAGAGATTGCTCAGGTTCGAACAAAAGCAAAGGCTGAGAGCGCAGCTCTCCACGCCGGACTCCGGAAGGAGCAGATGAGGGTGGAGTCCCTGGAAAGGGCCCTTCAGCAGAAG AACCAAGAAATCGAAGAACTGACGAAAATCTGTGATGAGCTGATTGCAAAGCTGGGAAAGACTGACTGA
- the TACC1 gene encoding transforming acidic coiled-coil-containing protein 1 isoform X8 — protein MTEGTMGVALEAPSEADLKAGSSCPEPVPSRSKLRKPKPVSLRKKTVGDFSETETAMEGTPLPRASHPFGPDDMDGNTDPSLLGGARIQKSPPDIKETSGTPSDTNDSGVELLEESRSSPLKLEFDFTEDVENVESRKALPRKLGRKLGNRLTPKVQKDGVNKPVVAKGPEQPPEPAADSAALSPAPSKLDPSQWDSPNFSPFGGRSTLQNSPTLSSKGSYHFDPDNFDESMDPFKPTTALTSSDFCSLSGNHVSEILESPKKAKSRLITSGCKVKKYEPQSLALDECSQDEGAVISQISDISSRDGHATDEEKLASTSSGQKSTGAEVKGEPEEDLEYFECSNVPVSTINHAFSSSEAGVEKEMCQKMEKDGPAVPGLLESPVEKAPVSVACGGESPLDGICLSESDKTAVLTLIREEIITKEIEANEWKKKYEETRQEVLEMRKIVAEYEKTIAQMIEDEQRTSMTSQKSFQQLTMEKEQALADLNSVERSLSDLFRRYENLKGVLEGFKKNEEALKKCAQDYLARVKQEEQRYQALKIHAEEKLDKANEEIAQVRTKAKAESAALHAGLRKEQMRVESLERALQQKNQEIEELTKICDELIAKLGKTD, from the exons ATGACCGAAGGCACCATGGGGGTTGCACTGGAGGCTCCCTCGGAAGCGGATCTGAAGGCCGGGAGCTCCTGTCCAGAGCCTGTGCCCAGCAGAAGCAAGCTAAGAAAGCCCAAACCTGTCTCTCTGCGAAAGAAAACAGTTGGCGACTTCTCAGAAACCGAGACCGCTATGGAGGGCACGCCTCTCCCCCGGGCATCCCATCCATTCGGTCCTGATGACATGGATGGGAACACAGATCCTTCTTTGCTGGGAGGCGCCAGGATCCAGAAGTCTCCCCCTGACATTAAGGAGACATCAGGCACTCCTAGTGACACCAACGACTCAGGGGTTGAGCTGCTGGAGGAGTCGAGGAGCTCACCTCTGAAACTCGAGTTTGATTTCACAGAAGATGTGGAAAATGTCGAGTCCAGGAAAGCCCTCCCAAGGAAACTTGGCAGGAAACTGGGTAACAGACTGACTCCCAAGGTACAGAAGGATGGCGTCAATAAGCCCGTAGTCGCCAAAGGTCCAGAGCAGCCCCCAGAGCCAGCCGCAGACAGTGCTGCTCTCTCCCCAGCACCTTCTAAGCTGGACCCCAGCCAGTGGGACAGCCCCAACTTCAGTCCCTTTGGGGGCCGCTCCACCCTGCAGAActcccccaccctctcctctAAGGGCTCCTACCACTTTGACCCAGATAACTTCGACGAATCCATGGATCCCTTTAAACCAACGACAGCTTTAACGAGCAGTGACTTTTGTTCGCTCTCGGGTAATCATGTCAGTGAAATCTTAGAATCACCCAAGAAGGCAAAGTCGCGTTTAATAAC gagTGGCTGTAAGGTGAAGAAATATGAACCGCAGTCTCTTGCTTTGGATGAGTGTTCTCAG GATGAAGGAGCAGTGATCTCCCAGATTTCAGACATTTCTAGTAGGGATGGCCATGCTACCGACGAGGAGAAACTGGCATCCACGTCATCTGGTCAGAAATCAACCGGGGCCGAGGTGAAAGGTGAGCCAGAGGAAGACCTGGAGTACTTTGAATGTTCCAATGTTCCTGTGTCTACCATAAATCATGCGTTTTCATCCTCAGAAGCAG GCGTAGAGAAAGAGATGTGccagaagatggaaaaagatggACCCGCCGTGCCT GGACTGTTGGAGTCCCCCGTGGAGAAGGCCCCTGTGTCGGTGGCCTGTGGAGGTGAGAGCCCGCTGGATGGCATCTGCCTCAGTGAATCAGATAAGACAGCCGTGCTCACCCTGATACGAGAAGAG ATAATcactaaagaaattgaagcaaatgaatggaagaaaaaatacgAAGAAACTCGACAAGAAGTCTTGGAGATGAG gaaaattgtGGCTGAATATGAAAAGACCATTGCCCAAATGATTG AAGATGAACAGAGGACAAGTATGACCTCTCAGAAAAGCTTCCAGCAACTGACCATGGAGAAGGAGCAGGCCCTGGCTGACCTGAACTCTGTGGAAAGGTCTCTTTCTGATCTCTTCCGGAGATACGAGAACCTGAAGGGCGTTCTGGAAGGGTTCAAGAAG AATGAAGAAGCCCTGAAAAAGTGTGCTCAGGATTACTTAGCCAGAGTTAAACAAGAGGAACAGCGATATCAGGCGCTGAAAATCCACGCGGAAGAGAAACTAGACAA AGCCAATGAAGAGATTGCTCAGGTTCGAACAAAAGCAAAGGCTGAGAGCGCAGCTCTCCACGCCGGACTCCGGAAGGAGCAGATGAGGGTGGAGTCCCTGGAAAGGGCCCTTCAGCAGAAG AACCAAGAAATCGAAGAACTGACGAAAATCTGTGATGAGCTGATTGCAAAGCTGGGAAAGACTGACTGA
- the TACC1 gene encoding transforming acidic coiled-coil-containing protein 1 isoform X7, translating into MTEGTMGVALEAPSEADLKAGSSCPEPVPSRSKLRKPKPVSLRKKTVGDFSETETAMEGTPLPRASHPFGPDDMDGNTDPSLLGGARIQKSPPDIKETSGTPSDTNDSGVELLEESRSSPLKLEFDFTEDVENVESRKALPRKLGRKLGNRLTPKVQKDGVNKPVVAKGPEQPPEPAADSAALSPAPSKLDPSQWDSPNFSPFGGRSTLQNSPTLSSKGSYHFDPDNFDESMDPFKPTTALTSSDFCSLSGNHVSEILESPKKAKSRLITTTEQVKFLCFLLSGCKVKKYEPQSLALDECSQDEGAVISQISDISSRDGHATDEEKLASTSSGQKSTGAEVKGEPEEDLEYFECSNVPVSTINHAFSSSEAGVEKEMCQKMEKDGPAVPGLLESPVEKAPVSVACGGESPLDGICLSESDKTAVLTLIREEIITKEIEANEWKKKYEETRQEVLEMRKIVAEYEKTIAQMIEDEQRTSMTSQKSFQQLTMEKEQALADLNSVERSLSDLFRRYENLKGVLEGFKKNEEALKKCAQDYLARVKQEEQRYQALKIHAEEKLDKANEEIAQVRTKAKAESAALHAGLRKEQMRVESLERALQQKNQEIEELTKICDELIAKLGKTD; encoded by the exons ATGACCGAAGGCACCATGGGGGTTGCACTGGAGGCTCCCTCGGAAGCGGATCTGAAGGCCGGGAGCTCCTGTCCAGAGCCTGTGCCCAGCAGAAGCAAGCTAAGAAAGCCCAAACCTGTCTCTCTGCGAAAGAAAACAGTTGGCGACTTCTCAGAAACCGAGACCGCTATGGAGGGCACGCCTCTCCCCCGGGCATCCCATCCATTCGGTCCTGATGACATGGATGGGAACACAGATCCTTCTTTGCTGGGAGGCGCCAGGATCCAGAAGTCTCCCCCTGACATTAAGGAGACATCAGGCACTCCTAGTGACACCAACGACTCAGGGGTTGAGCTGCTGGAGGAGTCGAGGAGCTCACCTCTGAAACTCGAGTTTGATTTCACAGAAGATGTGGAAAATGTCGAGTCCAGGAAAGCCCTCCCAAGGAAACTTGGCAGGAAACTGGGTAACAGACTGACTCCCAAGGTACAGAAGGATGGCGTCAATAAGCCCGTAGTCGCCAAAGGTCCAGAGCAGCCCCCAGAGCCAGCCGCAGACAGTGCTGCTCTCTCCCCAGCACCTTCTAAGCTGGACCCCAGCCAGTGGGACAGCCCCAACTTCAGTCCCTTTGGGGGCCGCTCCACCCTGCAGAActcccccaccctctcctctAAGGGCTCCTACCACTTTGACCCAGATAACTTCGACGAATCCATGGATCCCTTTAAACCAACGACAGCTTTAACGAGCAGTGACTTTTGTTCGCTCTCGGGTAATCATGTCAGTGAAATCTTAGAATCACCCAAGAAGGCAAAGTCGCGTTTAATAAC GACTACTGAGCAAGTgaaatttctctgttttctgtt gagTGGCTGTAAGGTGAAGAAATATGAACCGCAGTCTCTTGCTTTGGATGAGTGTTCTCAG GATGAAGGAGCAGTGATCTCCCAGATTTCAGACATTTCTAGTAGGGATGGCCATGCTACCGACGAGGAGAAACTGGCATCCACGTCATCTGGTCAGAAATCAACCGGGGCCGAGGTGAAAGGTGAGCCAGAGGAAGACCTGGAGTACTTTGAATGTTCCAATGTTCCTGTGTCTACCATAAATCATGCGTTTTCATCCTCAGAAGCAG GCGTAGAGAAAGAGATGTGccagaagatggaaaaagatggACCCGCCGTGCCT GGACTGTTGGAGTCCCCCGTGGAGAAGGCCCCTGTGTCGGTGGCCTGTGGAGGTGAGAGCCCGCTGGATGGCATCTGCCTCAGTGAATCAGATAAGACAGCCGTGCTCACCCTGATACGAGAAGAG ATAATcactaaagaaattgaagcaaatgaatggaagaaaaaatacgAAGAAACTCGACAAGAAGTCTTGGAGATGAG gaaaattgtGGCTGAATATGAAAAGACCATTGCCCAAATGATTG AAGATGAACAGAGGACAAGTATGACCTCTCAGAAAAGCTTCCAGCAACTGACCATGGAGAAGGAGCAGGCCCTGGCTGACCTGAACTCTGTGGAAAGGTCTCTTTCTGATCTCTTCCGGAGATACGAGAACCTGAAGGGCGTTCTGGAAGGGTTCAAGAAG AATGAAGAAGCCCTGAAAAAGTGTGCTCAGGATTACTTAGCCAGAGTTAAACAAGAGGAACAGCGATATCAGGCGCTGAAAATCCACGCGGAAGAGAAACTAGACAA AGCCAATGAAGAGATTGCTCAGGTTCGAACAAAAGCAAAGGCTGAGAGCGCAGCTCTCCACGCCGGACTCCGGAAGGAGCAGATGAGGGTGGAGTCCCTGGAAAGGGCCCTTCAGCAGAAG AACCAAGAAATCGAAGAACTGACGAAAATCTGTGATGAGCTGATTGCAAAGCTGGGAAAGACTGACTGA
- the TACC1 gene encoding transforming acidic coiled-coil-containing protein 1 isoform X9 produces the protein MGGSHSQTPRAREPAGERPPKPRETASDSEGNFETPEAETPIRSPLKESCESSLGLAGPEAKTQESQEADEQLVAEVVEKCSSETCSRASENEVSPQAVDSYSVKDFKEEVEHDISKISVVRPFSIETKNSTDISVALGAKAAHGRVTAALGDALPSSTPEALQDKAMTEGTMGVALEAPSEADLKAGSSCPEPVPSRSKLRKPKPVSLRKKTVGDFSETETAMEGTPLPRASHPFGPDDMDGNTDPSLLGGARIQKSPPDIKETSGTPSDTNDSGVELLEESRSSPLKLEFDFTEDVENVESRKALPRKLGRKLGNRLTPKVQKDGVNKPVVAKGPEQPPEPAADSAALSPAPSKLDPSQWDSPNFSPFGGRSTLQNSPTLSSKGSYHFDPDNFDESMDPFKPTTALTSSDFCSLSGNHVSEILESPKKAKSRLITSGCKVKKYEPQSLALDECSQDEGAVISQISDISSRDGHATDEEKLASTSSGQKSTGAEVKGVEKEMCQKMEKDGPAVPGLLESPVEKAPVSVACGGESPLDGICLSESDKTAVLTLIREEIITKEIEANEWKKKYEETRQEVLEMRKIVAEYEKTIAQMIEDEQRTSMTSQKSFQQLTMEKEQALADLNSVERSLSDLFRRYENLKGVLEGFKKNEEALKKCAQDYLARVKQEEQRYQALKIHAEEKLDKANEEIAQVRTKAKAESAALHAGLRKEQMRVESLERALQQKNQEIEELTKICDELIAKLGKTD, from the exons aatCACAAGAAGCTGATGAACAGCTGGTCGCAGAAGTGGTTGAAAAATGTTCATCTGAGACTTGTTCTAGAGCCTCGGAAAATGAGGTATCCCCGCAGGCTGTCGATTCTTACTCAGTCAAGGATTTCAAAGAAGAGGTAGAACATGATATTAGCAAAATTTCGGTGGTGAGGCCATTTTCAATAGAAACCAAGAATTCCACGGATATCTCGGTGGCTCTTGGAGCAAAAGCAGCTCATGGCCGTGTGACCGCAGCCTTAGGGGATGCTTTGCCctccagcaccccagaagccctCCAGGACAAGGCGATGACCGAAGGCACCATGGGGGTTGCACTGGAGGCTCCCTCGGAAGCGGATCTGAAGGCCGGGAGCTCCTGTCCAGAGCCTGTGCCCAGCAGAAGCAAGCTAAGAAAGCCCAAACCTGTCTCTCTGCGAAAGAAAACAGTTGGCGACTTCTCAGAAACCGAGACCGCTATGGAGGGCACGCCTCTCCCCCGGGCATCCCATCCATTCGGTCCTGATGACATGGATGGGAACACAGATCCTTCTTTGCTGGGAGGCGCCAGGATCCAGAAGTCTCCCCCTGACATTAAGGAGACATCAGGCACTCCTAGTGACACCAACGACTCAGGGGTTGAGCTGCTGGAGGAGTCGAGGAGCTCACCTCTGAAACTCGAGTTTGATTTCACAGAAGATGTGGAAAATGTCGAGTCCAGGAAAGCCCTCCCAAGGAAACTTGGCAGGAAACTGGGTAACAGACTGACTCCCAAGGTACAGAAGGATGGCGTCAATAAGCCCGTAGTCGCCAAAGGTCCAGAGCAGCCCCCAGAGCCAGCCGCAGACAGTGCTGCTCTCTCCCCAGCACCTTCTAAGCTGGACCCCAGCCAGTGGGACAGCCCCAACTTCAGTCCCTTTGGGGGCCGCTCCACCCTGCAGAActcccccaccctctcctctAAGGGCTCCTACCACTTTGACCCAGATAACTTCGACGAATCCATGGATCCCTTTAAACCAACGACAGCTTTAACGAGCAGTGACTTTTGTTCGCTCTCGGGTAATCATGTCAGTGAAATCTTAGAATCACCCAAGAAGGCAAAGTCGCGTTTAATAAC gagTGGCTGTAAGGTGAAGAAATATGAACCGCAGTCTCTTGCTTTGGATGAGTGTTCTCAG GATGAAGGAGCAGTGATCTCCCAGATTTCAGACATTTCTAGTAGGGATGGCCATGCTACCGACGAGGAGAAACTGGCATCCACGTCATCTGGTCAGAAATCAACCGGGGCCGAGGTGAAAG GCGTAGAGAAAGAGATGTGccagaagatggaaaaagatggACCCGCCGTGCCT GGACTGTTGGAGTCCCCCGTGGAGAAGGCCCCTGTGTCGGTGGCCTGTGGAGGTGAGAGCCCGCTGGATGGCATCTGCCTCAGTGAATCAGATAAGACAGCCGTGCTCACCCTGATACGAGAAGAG ATAATcactaaagaaattgaagcaaatgaatggaagaaaaaatacgAAGAAACTCGACAAGAAGTCTTGGAGATGAG gaaaattgtGGCTGAATATGAAAAGACCATTGCCCAAATGATTG AAGATGAACAGAGGACAAGTATGACCTCTCAGAAAAGCTTCCAGCAACTGACCATGGAGAAGGAGCAGGCCCTGGCTGACCTGAACTCTGTGGAAAGGTCTCTTTCTGATCTCTTCCGGAGATACGAGAACCTGAAGGGCGTTCTGGAAGGGTTCAAGAAG AATGAAGAAGCCCTGAAAAAGTGTGCTCAGGATTACTTAGCCAGAGTTAAACAAGAGGAACAGCGATATCAGGCGCTGAAAATCCACGCGGAAGAGAAACTAGACAA AGCCAATGAAGAGATTGCTCAGGTTCGAACAAAAGCAAAGGCTGAGAGCGCAGCTCTCCACGCCGGACTCCGGAAGGAGCAGATGAGGGTGGAGTCCCTGGAAAGGGCCCTTCAGCAGAAG AACCAAGAAATCGAAGAACTGACGAAAATCTGTGATGAGCTGATTGCAAAGCTGGGAAAGACTGACTGA
- the TACC1 gene encoding transforming acidic coiled-coil-containing protein 1 isoform X5: MGGSHSQTPRAREPAGERPPKPRETASDSEGNFETPEAETPIRSPLKESCESSLGLAGPEAKTQESQEADEQLVAEVVEKCSSETCSRASENEVSPQAVDSYSVKDFKEEVEHDISKISVVRPFSIETKNSTDISVALGAKAAHGRVTAALGDALPSSTPEALQDKAMTEGTMGVALEAPSEADLKAGSSCPEPVPSRSKLRKPKPVSLRKKTVGDFSETETAMEGTPLPRASHPFGPDDMDGNTDPSLLGGARIQKSPPDIKETSGTPSDTNDSGVELLEESRSSPLKLEFDFTEDVENVESRKALPRKLGRKLGNRLTPKVQKDGVNKPVVAKGPEQPPEPAADSAALSPAPSKLDPSQWDSPNFSPFGGRSTLQNSPTLSSKGSYHFDPDNFDESMDPFKPTTALTSSDFCSLSGNHVSEILESPKKAKSRLITTTEQVKFLCFLLSGCKVKKYEPQSLALDECSQDEGAVISQISDISSRDGHATDEEKLASTSSGQKSTGAEVKGEPEEDLEYFECSNVPVSTINHAFSSSEAGVEKEMCQKMEKDGPAVPGLLESPVEKAPVSVACGGESPLDGICLSESDKTAVLTLIREEIITKEIEANEWKKKYEETRQEVLEMRKIVAEYEKTIAQMIEDEQRTSMTSQKSFQQLTMEKEQALADLNSVERSLSDLFRRYENLKGVLEGFKKNEEALKKCAQDYLARVKQEEQRYQALKIHAEEKLDKANEEIAQVRTKAKAESAALHAGLRKEQMRVESLERALQQKNQEIEELTKICDELIAKLGKTD, from the exons aatCACAAGAAGCTGATGAACAGCTGGTCGCAGAAGTGGTTGAAAAATGTTCATCTGAGACTTGTTCTAGAGCCTCGGAAAATGAGGTATCCCCGCAGGCTGTCGATTCTTACTCAGTCAAGGATTTCAAAGAAGAGGTAGAACATGATATTAGCAAAATTTCGGTGGTGAGGCCATTTTCAATAGAAACCAAGAATTCCACGGATATCTCGGTGGCTCTTGGAGCAAAAGCAGCTCATGGCCGTGTGACCGCAGCCTTAGGGGATGCTTTGCCctccagcaccccagaagccctCCAGGACAAGGCGATGACCGAAGGCACCATGGGGGTTGCACTGGAGGCTCCCTCGGAAGCGGATCTGAAGGCCGGGAGCTCCTGTCCAGAGCCTGTGCCCAGCAGAAGCAAGCTAAGAAAGCCCAAACCTGTCTCTCTGCGAAAGAAAACAGTTGGCGACTTCTCAGAAACCGAGACCGCTATGGAGGGCACGCCTCTCCCCCGGGCATCCCATCCATTCGGTCCTGATGACATGGATGGGAACACAGATCCTTCTTTGCTGGGAGGCGCCAGGATCCAGAAGTCTCCCCCTGACATTAAGGAGACATCAGGCACTCCTAGTGACACCAACGACTCAGGGGTTGAGCTGCTGGAGGAGTCGAGGAGCTCACCTCTGAAACTCGAGTTTGATTTCACAGAAGATGTGGAAAATGTCGAGTCCAGGAAAGCCCTCCCAAGGAAACTTGGCAGGAAACTGGGTAACAGACTGACTCCCAAGGTACAGAAGGATGGCGTCAATAAGCCCGTAGTCGCCAAAGGTCCAGAGCAGCCCCCAGAGCCAGCCGCAGACAGTGCTGCTCTCTCCCCAGCACCTTCTAAGCTGGACCCCAGCCAGTGGGACAGCCCCAACTTCAGTCCCTTTGGGGGCCGCTCCACCCTGCAGAActcccccaccctctcctctAAGGGCTCCTACCACTTTGACCCAGATAACTTCGACGAATCCATGGATCCCTTTAAACCAACGACAGCTTTAACGAGCAGTGACTTTTGTTCGCTCTCGGGTAATCATGTCAGTGAAATCTTAGAATCACCCAAGAAGGCAAAGTCGCGTTTAATAAC GACTACTGAGCAAGTgaaatttctctgttttctgtt gagTGGCTGTAAGGTGAAGAAATATGAACCGCAGTCTCTTGCTTTGGATGAGTGTTCTCAG GATGAAGGAGCAGTGATCTCCCAGATTTCAGACATTTCTAGTAGGGATGGCCATGCTACCGACGAGGAGAAACTGGCATCCACGTCATCTGGTCAGAAATCAACCGGGGCCGAGGTGAAAGGTGAGCCAGAGGAAGACCTGGAGTACTTTGAATGTTCCAATGTTCCTGTGTCTACCATAAATCATGCGTTTTCATCCTCAGAAGCAG GCGTAGAGAAAGAGATGTGccagaagatggaaaaagatggACCCGCCGTGCCT GGACTGTTGGAGTCCCCCGTGGAGAAGGCCCCTGTGTCGGTGGCCTGTGGAGGTGAGAGCCCGCTGGATGGCATCTGCCTCAGTGAATCAGATAAGACAGCCGTGCTCACCCTGATACGAGAAGAG ATAATcactaaagaaattgaagcaaatgaatggaagaaaaaatacgAAGAAACTCGACAAGAAGTCTTGGAGATGAG gaaaattgtGGCTGAATATGAAAAGACCATTGCCCAAATGATTG AAGATGAACAGAGGACAAGTATGACCTCTCAGAAAAGCTTCCAGCAACTGACCATGGAGAAGGAGCAGGCCCTGGCTGACCTGAACTCTGTGGAAAGGTCTCTTTCTGATCTCTTCCGGAGATACGAGAACCTGAAGGGCGTTCTGGAAGGGTTCAAGAAG AATGAAGAAGCCCTGAAAAAGTGTGCTCAGGATTACTTAGCCAGAGTTAAACAAGAGGAACAGCGATATCAGGCGCTGAAAATCCACGCGGAAGAGAAACTAGACAA AGCCAATGAAGAGATTGCTCAGGTTCGAACAAAAGCAAAGGCTGAGAGCGCAGCTCTCCACGCCGGACTCCGGAAGGAGCAGATGAGGGTGGAGTCCCTGGAAAGGGCCCTTCAGCAGAAG AACCAAGAAATCGAAGAACTGACGAAAATCTGTGATGAGCTGATTGCAAAGCTGGGAAAGACTGACTGA